The Gammaproteobacteria bacterium sequence CCCGCGTCGCGCTGCTCTTCCCCTGGGTCGCCCTGGGACGCCAGGTCAAGATCACCGGAACGGCCGAAAGGATCCCCACCGCCGAATCGGTCAAATACTTCGCGACGCGTCCCCGCGGCAGCCAGATCGGGGCGTGGGCGTCTCCACAGAGCCACGTGGTCAGTTCGCGCTCCCTGCTGGAGGCCAGAGTCGCCGAAATCAGGAACAAATTCAAGCAGGGCGAGGTCCCGCTCCCATCCTTCTGGGGCGGTTACCGCGTCTCGCCCGGTGACATCGAATTCTGGCAGGCCCGGGAAAGCCGGCTGCACGACCGGTTCGGCTACCGGCGCGACGCCGAGGGCGGATGGCGGATCGAACGCCTGGCGCCCTGATTCCGCGCGCATTCACGTGACTCCAGAACGGGAAATACCCCCACACACGGCTTCGCGCGCACTGCGTCCTGGTCGGTCCTCTCGAGCCGCTCCACGGTCGTGTGGAACCCGTGGATCGACAAATCGCTTCTGATGACAGAAATCGCCTAAAGACAACCGACCGTCACCCTATTCGCCGTCCTGTCCGGGTTTGCGCCGGGCGCGCTTCGTATCCCCCCGCGCCCGTTTATCCTCGAGCCGGCGTTTTCGGGACGCCTGGGTCGGGCGCGTCTTGCGCCGCGGCTTGGGGCGCCGCGAGGCCTGAAGTAGCAGTGCGGCAAGGCGCTCACGCGCATCGGTGCGGTTCCGCTCCCTGGTTCGGAAGCGACGTGCGTCGATGACCAGCACGCCCTCGCCCGTCATGCGGCTGCCGGCCAGCCTCGTGAGCCGCGCCTTGACCTCTTCGGCCAGCGCGTTCGAAGCGGCGACGTCGAGGCGAAGCTGCACCGCGGTCGAGACCTTGTTGACGTTCTGCCCGCCTGGGCCAGAGGCGCGGATGTATTGCTCTCGCAACTCGCTTTCGTCGATGATGATGTCGGGTGAGATGTACATCTTGCGTTGAAAATCCGTAGCAAACGGCCTGCATTAACACAACGTTACGCTGCAGACACCCTTGTGACCGCGTCGCTTTTCTGGGACACCCACAACGCCGTGTGAACGAAAAGTGTGCCCCGAGGCTCAAAATCGTGTATGAATATACACAACAACGGATTGGCTATTTGACGATGCAGGGAAATGCTAATGAGCGAGACGGACCAGGATCAGTCGCTCCTGGATGCGGTCGATCGCATCCAGTTGACGCTTGAACGAATACAGGGCGTAACAACGATCGCGGGTTACTACGCCGAGATCGAAGTCGGGGATCAGGACCTCGCGAAGGCCATCTATCTCTGTGGCGGTCTTGCCAAGGAACTCGACGAGTTCGTTAACGACTGGTGGGGTGAGCAGCGCAAGAAACAGAGGAAGTCCAAGCGGCGGAAAAAGCGCCACGCGGTGACGGATCAGCGTTCCGCGGACATCGCGCAAAACTAGCGGCCGCTTACCCTGAACGACGAAAGCTGACAGCGAATCCGGTTCCATCCGGTCCGTCGCAGCGCGCGCGCTCACCCGATTCCCATGCACACCCGCGCTGCAGACCATCGCTGACTACTGCGCCGGCACATCCGCCCCGCTGACCGTCCGCACTGGACATCTCGCAACACCCGCCCTTTGAGACACGGGCAACCGAATGCCACTGGTAAAACTCGAGAAGGTCTCTCTGGCCTACGGCCATCGACCGCTGCTCGACGCAGCGGACCTGGAGCTTCGTCGCGGTGAGCGGGTGTGCCTCGTCGGCCGCAACGGAGAGGGAAAGTCCTCGCTGCTGCGCGTAATCTCGGGCGAGGCCGCGCCCGACGACGGCACCGTGCGGGTCCGGCCCGGCATGCGTGTCGCGGGCCTGGCGCAGCAAGCAGGCGTGCAGGACGAGGAAACGGTTTTCGATCTCGTGGCGGCGGGCTTGCCGGGTCTCGGCAGACTCCTTTCGGATTTCCACCACGTCACGGGTGAACTGGCGCGCTCCCAGTCCGCGGACGCCGTAGCCCGGCTCGCCGCACTGCAGCATGACATCGAGGCCGCTGACGGCTGGAAGGTCGAACAGAAGGTGGAGACGGTCCTGTCGCGGCTTTCGCTGGACGGGGACACCCGTCTCGAGGCGCTCTCCGGTGGCTGGCGACGGCGCGCGCTGCTGGCCCAAGCCCTGGTCAGCGAACCGGACATTCTGCTGCTCGACGAGCCGACCAATCACCTCGACATCGCCGCGATCGAATGGCTGGAGGGCTTCATGATGGAGTTCACCGGCGCGCTGATGTTCGTCAGCCACGACCGGGCCTTCGTGCGCCGGCTGGCGACCCGGATCGTCGAGCTGGACCGGGGACGGCTGACGAGCTGGCCCGGGGACTACGACCGCTACACCCGCGGCAAGGCGGAACGCCTGGTGGCCGAGGCGCGGGAGAATGAGCGGCTCGACGACAAACTGTCCCGCGAGGAGACCTGGGTCCGGCAGGGTATCAAGGCGCGCAGGACCCGCAACGAAGGGCGGGTGCGTGCGCTGGAGTCGCTCCGCGAGCAGCGCAAGGCGCGGCGCGAAAGACCCGGTCAGGCGGACCTGAGGATGGAGGAGGCGGCGCGCTCCGGGCGGCTGGTCTTCGAGCCCGAGCACGTCACGCACGGCTTCGGTGGAACGCCGGTGATTCGCGACTTTTCGGCCCGGA is a genomic window containing:
- the pdxH gene encoding pyridoxamine 5'-phosphate oxidase — its product is MRAARTTGNSRDLNHAEQLRSRWMSSGLDRDMLDPDPFVQFESWYTDAVNSGIPEPNAMSLATVSDQGQPWLRTVLLKIYDARGFVFFTNFESRKARQIKGNPRVALLFPWVALGRQVKITGTAERIPTAESVKYFATRPRGSQIGAWASPQSHVVSSRSLLEARVAEIRNKFKQGEVPLPSFWGGYRVSPGDIEFWQARESRLHDRFGYRRDAEGGWRIERLAP
- the arfB gene encoding aminoacyl-tRNA hydrolase; the protein is MYISPDIIIDESELREQYIRASGPGGQNVNKVSTAVQLRLDVAASNALAEEVKARLTRLAGSRMTGEGVLVIDARRFRTRERNRTDARERLAALLLQASRRPKPRRKTRPTQASRKRRLEDKRARGDTKRARRKPGQDGE
- a CDS encoding ATP-binding cassette domain-containing protein; translated protein: MPLVKLEKVSLAYGHRPLLDAADLELRRGERVCLVGRNGEGKSSLLRVISGEAAPDDGTVRVRPGMRVAGLAQQAGVQDEETVFDLVAAGLPGLGRLLSDFHHVTGELARSQSADAVARLAALQHDIEAADGWKVEQKVETVLSRLSLDGDTRLEALSGGWRRRALLAQALVSEPDILLLDEPTNHLDIAAIEWLEGFMMEFTGALMFVSHDRAFVRRLATRIVELDRGRLTSWPGDYDRYTRGKAERLVAEARENERLDDKLSREETWVRQGIKARRTRNEGRVRALESLREQRKARRERPGQADLRMEEAARSGRLVFEPEHVTHGFGGTPVIRDFSARILRGDRVGIVGPNGIGKSTLINLLLGNLTPDSGRIRRGTRLEVAYFDQLRVRLDPEATLMESVGEGNQRVTVNGRSRHVAGYLRDFLFPPERLQSPVKTLSGGERNRLLLARLFARPTNLLVLDEPTNDLDVETLELLEALLIDYQGTLLLVSHDRDFLDNVVTSTLHFEGEGRIREYVGGYRDLERQRREAVSNARKPHPRAEKRREARPDRTTATGAKRRGLSYDQRRELNALPKRIEALETEQTRLQELAADPVFYQRPGEEISRTLAELESVNGDLDEYYERWESLEEIAGGSRGSS